A DNA window from Bradyrhizobium barranii subsp. barranii contains the following coding sequences:
- a CDS encoding AMP-binding protein, translating to MARGYLNRPELIAERFIASPFVDGDRLYRTGDLARYLRGRQS from the coding sequence GTGGCGCGCGGCTATCTGAACCGGCCCGAGCTGATCGCGGAGCGGTTCATCGCCAGTCCCTTTGTGGACGGCGACCGGCTGTACCGCACCGGCGATCTGGCGCGCTATCTGCGAGGACGGCAATCTTGA
- a CDS encoding IS630-like element ISRj1 family transposase has product MIPEAREVHLSRKDRKVLEACCRSPVTLQRDLKRARIVLLAADGRSTRSIAKEVGVQPRIVSLWRHRYADHGLEGLQDKPRPGKQPIYTKTTDKRILKLLDKPPPQGFARWTGPLLAEALGDVDVQYVWRFLRSHKIDLVARKSWCESNDPNFTAKAADVVGLYVAPPAKAIVLCVDEKPSIQALERAQGYLKLPNGRALTGQSHDYKRHGTTTLFAALEVATGKIIATHSKRRRRVEFLDFMNSVTAAFPNRKLHVILDNLNTHKKNEDWLKAHPNVQFHFTPTSASWLNQVEVWFSILQGQSLSGTSFTSLKQLQEHIDAYVNAYNDRAEPFVWTKKKVRQRRFKGRRITQL; this is encoded by the coding sequence ATGATACCCGAAGCAAGAGAAGTCCACCTTTCGAGGAAAGATCGCAAGGTGCTTGAGGCGTGCTGTCGCTCACCGGTGACGTTGCAGCGCGATTTGAAGCGGGCGCGGATAGTTCTGTTGGCGGCGGATGGGCGCAGCACCCGGTCGATCGCCAAGGAAGTTGGGGTCCAGCCGCGGATTGTCAGCCTTTGGCGGCATCGCTATGCCGACCATGGCCTTGAAGGGCTGCAAGACAAGCCGCGGCCTGGCAAGCAGCCGATCTATACGAAGACGACCGACAAGCGGATTCTGAAGCTGCTGGATAAGCCGCCACCGCAAGGGTTTGCGCGCTGGACCGGCCCCCTGCTGGCCGAGGCGCTGGGCGATGTCGATGTCCAATATGTCTGGCGGTTCCTGCGCAGCCACAAGATTGACCTGGTGGCTCGCAAGTCCTGGTGCGAGAGCAACGACCCGAACTTTACGGCCAAAGCCGCCGATGTTGTCGGCCTCTATGTCGCGCCGCCGGCGAAGGCCATTGTGCTGTGCGTGGACGAGAAGCCCTCGATCCAGGCTTTGGAGCGAGCGCAGGGTTATCTGAAGTTGCCCAATGGCCGCGCCTTAACCGGCCAAAGCCACGATTACAAGCGGCATGGCACCACAACATTGTTTGCGGCGCTCGAAGTCGCCACCGGAAAGATCATCGCGACCCATTCAAAACGCCGGCGCCGCGTCGAGTTTCTCGATTTCATGAACAGCGTCACCGCGGCTTTTCCGAACCGCAAGCTTCACGTCATCCTCGACAACCTCAACACCCATAAAAAGAACGAGGACTGGCTCAAGGCCCACCCCAACGTGCAATTTCATTTCACGCCGACAAGTGCGTCATGGCTCAATCAGGTCGAAGTATGGTTTTCCATCTTGCAGGGGCAGTCGCTCAGCGGCACCTCCTTCACGAGCCTCAAGCAGCTTCAGGAACACATCGATGCCTACGTGAACGCATACAACGACAGAGCCGAGCCCTTCGTCTGGACCAAGAAAAAGGTCCGTCAACGCCGTTTCAAAGGCCGCCGTATCACTCAGCTCTGA
- a CDS encoding outer membrane protein, whose product MKNVLMGAVALIALTAPASSADLPARPYSKAPPIVIPIFDWTGFYIGINGGGGSAHQCWDVINAAGLVFSPPRGMGCHNATGGTFGGQIGYRWQIANSVFGLEAQGNWAGFRGSNANLAFVGVQDGTKIDAFGLFTGQVGYAWNNVLLYVKGGAAVVRDKYRVFDFATGLNVDNGSETRWGGAVGMGLEFDFAPNWSLGLEYDHLFMGHRDVDFFFSTGFVGPAGGRAGTARIGQDVDIGLVRVNYRWGGAGAARY is encoded by the coding sequence ATGAAGAACGTCCTGATGGGCGCAGTGGCGCTTATCGCGCTGACCGCTCCTGCCTCTTCCGCAGATCTGCCCGCGCGGCCTTACTCGAAAGCGCCTCCAATAGTCATTCCGATCTTTGATTGGACCGGCTTCTACATCGGCATCAACGGCGGCGGTGGCTCAGCGCATCAGTGCTGGGACGTGATCAACGCCGCCGGCTTGGTCTTCAGTCCACCCCGTGGCATGGGTTGCCATAATGCGACCGGAGGGACGTTCGGCGGCCAAATCGGCTACCGCTGGCAAATAGCCAACTCGGTGTTCGGCTTGGAGGCGCAGGGCAACTGGGCCGGTTTCAGAGGCTCCAACGCCAACCTCGCTTTCGTCGGCGTCCAGGATGGAACCAAGATCGACGCCTTCGGCCTGTTCACGGGCCAGGTCGGCTACGCTTGGAATAACGTGCTGCTCTACGTGAAAGGTGGCGCTGCGGTCGTCCGCGACAAATACCGGGTCTTTGATTTCGCAACGGGGCTGAACGTCGATAACGGCAGCGAAACTCGCTGGGGCGGCGCCGTAGGCATGGGCCTTGAATTTGATTTCGCTCCGAACTGGTCTTTAGGCCTTGAGTACGATCACTTGTTCATGGGTCATCGGGATGTGGACTTCTTCTTTTCAACCGGATTCGTGGGGCCGGCGGGCGGTCGTGCTGGGACCGCGCGTATTGGTCAGGACGTTGATATCGGTTTGGTCCGCGTGAACTACCGCTGGGGTGGCGCGGGAGCTGCGAGATATTGA
- a CDS encoding YecA/YgfB family protein: MAVAAMPLAELQRWLQARVDQHPAATNLSMLDGYVAAIVAGPVSMSPLDWICPLLAIDADAFNHGGTPEFAAISAVALRHNDISNTLSTAPDSFAPMHRRKPSGDVDPRPWCQGFYAAMRLKLSAWAPLLDASNVNRGLLLPILLHCRDDQGRPLLGPPRSGRETKNFLRNAHADIPAAVEALRQYWMPIRYARAR; encoded by the coding sequence ATGGCCGTCGCCGCGATGCCACTTGCGGAACTCCAGCGATGGCTGCAGGCTCGCGTCGATCAGCATCCTGCCGCCACCAATCTCTCCATGCTCGACGGCTACGTCGCCGCAATCGTGGCCGGACCGGTGTCGATGAGCCCACTCGACTGGATCTGCCCGCTGCTCGCCATCGATGCCGATGCCTTCAACCACGGCGGCACCCCGGAGTTTGCAGCCATATCGGCCGTCGCGCTGCGCCACAATGACATCAGCAACACCCTCTCGACCGCACCCGACAGCTTCGCGCCGATGCACCGGCGCAAACCCAGTGGAGACGTCGATCCGCGACCATGGTGCCAAGGCTTCTATGCCGCGATGCGGCTCAAGCTATCGGCGTGGGCGCCGTTGCTGGACGCCAGCAACGTCAATCGCGGCCTACTTCTGCCCATCCTGCTGCACTGTCGCGACGATCAGGGCCGTCCGCTGCTTGGACCACCACGAAGCGGTCGCGAGACCAAGAACTTTCTGCGTAACGCCCACGCCGACATTCCGGCGGCGGTCGAGGCCTTGCGGCAATACTGGATGCCGATCCGCTACGCCCGCGCTCGCTGA
- the tnpC gene encoding IS66 family transposase, producing MPSGGVHSIGYAAYKALARGHGGAIQLAFCLAHARRKFVEVYKTTQSPFAREVIERLQAVYAIEAVIRGSSAEQRLAARRTRSAPLMAALNARLTEIVGQLFSQSKLTEAINYALNHWDGLTLFLRDGRVEVDSNTVERSMRPIAMGRRNSLFSGSEGGAESWAILASIVNTAKLHELDPQAYLTDVLERIVSGRTKSHQLHELLAWHWKAARQRTAQAAA from the coding sequence ATGCCGTCGGGGGGCGTCCACTCCATCGGTTATGCCGCCTACAAGGCGCTGGCACGCGGTCATGGCGGCGCGATCCAGCTCGCCTTTTGTCTCGCCCATGCCCGACGCAAATTCGTCGAGGTGTACAAGACCACCCAGTCGCCATTCGCGCGCGAGGTGATTGAACGGCTGCAGGCGGTCTATGCGATCGAGGCAGTGATCCGCGGCAGTAGTGCCGAGCAGCGGCTGGCCGCCCGCCGCACCAGGAGCGCACCCTTGATGGCGGCGCTCAATGCGCGACTGACCGAGATCGTCGGCCAGCTGTTCTCCCAATCGAAGCTGACAGAGGCGATCAACTATGCGCTCAATCACTGGGACGGACTGACGCTGTTTCTCCGCGACGGCCGCGTCGAGGTCGACTCCAACACAGTCGAGCGTTCCATGCGCCCGATTGCCATGGGAAGACGCAACTCCTTGTTCAGCGGCAGCGAAGGCGGCGCCGAGAGCTGGGCCATCCTGGCGTCGATCGTGAACACCGCAAAGCTCCATGAGCTCGATCCGCAGGCCTATCTGACCGACGTGCTGGAGCGCATCGTCTCCGGGCGAACCAAGAGCCATCAACTGCACGAGTTGCTTGCCTGGCACTGGAAGGCGGCGCGCCAGCGCACCGCACAGGCCGCTGCGTGA
- a CDS encoding IS110 family RNA-guided transposase, with protein sequence MDDEVSIIGLDLAKNVFQVHGAGQDGRMILRKKLNRSRLLEFFAKLPRCVVAMEACASAHYWGREIGKFGHEVRLIHPSYVKPFVKRQKNDAADAEAIAEAASRPTMRFVGVKSAEKQASSMAFKVRDLLVRQRTQAINALRGHLAEYGLIVAQGVRHIPRLHELLTIYPDLPDLARGLCQTLLKHVESLSEQIAELEKGLRVRARQDEVASRLMTIPGIGAICATAIEALAPSAETFSKGRDFAAWIGLTPKQNSSGGKDRLGKISRMGRRDLRRLLVLGATAVVRWARRYGPPAGSWLARMLLKKPPKLIAVALANKLARIAWALMVRGGAYQAPASGAA encoded by the coding sequence ATGGACGACGAGGTTAGCATCATCGGTTTAGATTTGGCCAAGAACGTGTTTCAGGTCCACGGCGCGGGGCAGGACGGAAGGATGATCCTGCGTAAAAAGCTCAACCGCAGCAGATTGCTCGAGTTTTTCGCCAAGTTGCCAAGGTGTGTGGTCGCAATGGAGGCCTGCGCCAGCGCCCACTATTGGGGACGGGAGATTGGTAAATTTGGGCACGAGGTCCGGCTGATCCATCCCTCCTACGTGAAGCCCTTCGTTAAGCGTCAGAAGAACGATGCCGCGGATGCGGAAGCGATCGCCGAAGCCGCGTCTCGACCAACGATGCGCTTTGTCGGCGTCAAGAGCGCCGAGAAGCAAGCCTCTTCCATGGCATTCAAGGTTCGTGATCTCTTGGTTCGACAGCGTACACAGGCGATCAACGCTTTGCGCGGACATCTTGCGGAATACGGCTTGATCGTGGCTCAGGGCGTCAGACATATCCCCCGATTGCATGAGCTCCTGACAATATATCCGGACCTGCCCGATCTCGCTCGTGGCCTTTGCCAGACTCTCTTGAAGCACGTGGAATCCCTGTCGGAGCAGATTGCAGAGCTTGAGAAGGGACTGCGAGTGCGCGCGAGACAGGACGAGGTGGCCTCTCGCTTAATGACCATTCCGGGGATCGGGGCAATCTGCGCCACAGCGATAGAGGCCTTGGCGCCCTCGGCGGAGACCTTTTCCAAGGGGCGTGATTTTGCGGCCTGGATTGGTCTCACGCCCAAACAGAATTCTTCCGGAGGCAAGGACAGGCTTGGCAAAATCTCCAGGATGGGCCGGCGAGATCTCCGACGGCTCCTCGTGCTTGGTGCCACCGCCGTGGTGCGATGGGCAAGACGATATGGACCGCCAGCAGGATCCTGGCTCGCGAGAATGCTCTTGAAGAAGCCACCAAAGCTGATCGCGGTCGCTCTAGCGAACAAATTGGCGCGTATCGCTTGGGCCTTGATGGTCCGCGGTGGCGCTTATCAAGCTCCAGCGTCTGGCGCTGCGTAA
- the tnpC gene encoding IS66 family transposase has product MQTLKEMIFGKRSERLATLVAEQLALELDDLETSVTPPAAANDDVPAAKPADKPRKKARRNIGALPKHLPRCEQVLEPEVTACPCCQGQLHKIGEDVSEVLDVIPAILRVLRTIRPKYGCRGCTDGVVQAKVLPRLIEGGMASTALVTHVVVSKFAWYLPLYRQVQILAGQGIHLDRATLAGWVKRAAWWLRSLYELQLRMIQAAPRVFCDETPMPVLDPGRHRPRICQFWAHAMDDQPWGGPSPPAVAYVFADGRGTKEIAGQLTGFSGILQVDVCGRPTKCKQNLTSEQACGRVLTCVRPRDATSTRRGPLWNAWIGSNSAMRALWHSSTC; this is encoded by the coding sequence ATGCAGACGCTCAAGGAGATGATCTTCGGGAAGCGCTCGGAACGGCTTGCCACGCTCGTGGCCGAGCAACTTGCGCTTGAGCTTGACGATCTTGAGACCAGTGTCACGCCGCCTGCAGCTGCCAACGACGATGTGCCTGCGGCGAAGCCGGCCGATAAGCCGCGCAAGAAGGCGCGCCGCAACATCGGCGCGTTGCCCAAGCATCTGCCGCGCTGTGAGCAGGTCCTGGAGCCGGAGGTGACGGCCTGCCCGTGCTGCCAAGGCCAGCTTCACAAGATCGGCGAGGACGTCAGCGAGGTGTTGGACGTGATCCCGGCGATCCTGCGCGTGCTGCGCACGATCCGTCCCAAATACGGCTGCCGCGGCTGCACTGATGGCGTAGTCCAGGCGAAAGTGCTGCCGCGCCTGATTGAAGGCGGCATGGCGTCGACGGCCCTCGTGACCCACGTGGTGGTCTCGAAGTTCGCCTGGTATTTGCCGCTGTACCGGCAGGTTCAGATCCTGGCCGGCCAGGGCATCCATCTTGACCGCGCGACGCTCGCCGGTTGGGTCAAACGTGCCGCCTGGTGGCTCAGGAGCCTTTATGAGCTGCAGCTGCGGATGATTCAGGCCGCGCCGCGCGTGTTCTGCGATGAGACGCCGATGCCGGTGCTCGATCCCGGACGACATCGCCCCCGCATCTGCCAGTTCTGGGCGCATGCTATGGATGACCAGCCATGGGGTGGCCCCTCGCCGCCGGCGGTTGCCTACGTATTCGCCGACGGCCGTGGCACCAAGGAGATCGCCGGACAGTTGACGGGCTTTTCCGGCATTCTGCAGGTGGACGTGTGTGGACGCCCCACTAAATGCAAGCAAAATTTAACTTCGGAACAGGCATGTGGTCGGGTGCTGACGTGTGTCCGGCCTCGTGATGCGACCTCGACACGTCGCGGGCCCTTATGGAATGCGTGGATTGGATCCAATTCGGCTATGCGTGCTCTCTGGCACTCATCCACCTGTTGA
- the tnpB gene encoding IS66 family insertion sequence element accessory protein TnpB (TnpB, as the term is used for proteins encoded by IS66 family insertion elements, is considered an accessory protein, since TnpC, encoded by a neighboring gene, is a DDE family transposase.) produces the protein MIALRSDLKVVLATQPVDFRKSVHTLSALVSEALRVNPYCGDVFVFRSKRMDRVKLLAWDGSGMVLVTKWLHQGHFTWPPIRDGVVHLSATQLAMLLDGLEWTRVSPKPVKQPAVVG, from the coding sequence GTGATTGCGCTACGCTCTGACCTCAAGGTGGTGCTGGCGACACAGCCGGTCGATTTCCGCAAGTCGGTGCATACGCTGTCGGCATTGGTGAGCGAAGCGCTGCGTGTGAACCCGTATTGTGGCGACGTCTTCGTGTTCCGCAGCAAACGCATGGACAGGGTGAAGCTTCTGGCGTGGGACGGCAGCGGCATGGTGCTGGTGACGAAGTGGTTGCACCAGGGGCACTTCACTTGGCCGCCGATCCGCGACGGCGTGGTGCATCTCAGTGCGACGCAGCTCGCGATGCTGCTCGACGGACTCGAGTGGACGCGCGTCTCACCCAAGCCTGTGAAGCAGCCGGCCGTTGTCGGCTGA
- the tnpA gene encoding IS66-like element accessory protein TnpA: MDGEEKARIVAESFGEGANISEVARRNGVSRGLLTVWRRQVAAAVVGKAPNFVPIQIGAESGSGTAGEPERISRLQTKPLEIAAPPAKVCGVVEIEVNGARIRVEPGVELATLSTVLAALRGIR, encoded by the coding sequence GTGGACGGCGAGGAGAAGGCCCGGATCGTGGCGGAGAGCTTTGGGGAGGGTGCGAACATCTCCGAGGTTGCGCGGCGCAACGGCGTTTCGCGGGGGCTGCTTACGGTGTGGCGACGCCAAGTTGCGGCGGCGGTGGTGGGCAAGGCGCCGAACTTCGTGCCAATCCAAATTGGTGCCGAGAGCGGTAGCGGGACAGCCGGCGAGCCCGAGCGTATTTCGCGGCTACAGACGAAGCCTTTGGAGATCGCCGCGCCGCCGGCCAAGGTTTGCGGAGTTGTCGAGATCGAGGTGAACGGGGCGCGCATCCGGGTCGAGCCGGGCGTGGAGCTGGCGACGCTGTCGACCGTGCTGGCGGCGCTTCGGGGCATCCGGTGA
- the ltrA gene encoding group II intron reverse transcriptase/maturase has product MTKASIDLQDLRRRIYVKAKAEPSWRFWGLYVHVCKMETLRAAYEMAKENDGAPGIDGVTFEAIETQGVEALLEQLRDELIGRTYQPLPARRQEIPKDGGKVRVLSIPAIRDRVVQGALKLILEPVFEADFQPGSYGYRPKRTAHGAIKRVAEAIVQRKTRILDIDLRAYFDNVRHDRLLEKVARRVDDAHILHLLKMMLKASGKKGVPQGGVISPLLSNLYLNEVDRMLERAREVTRNGKYTYVEYARFADDLVVLIDAYKRHDWLIGAVTKRLREEFAKLQVEINDEKSRTVDLERGECFGFLGFEFRYFRGLSGAMRPHYTPKLKKRTALVRALKEVFRRHRSQPVERVINLINPMLRGWVNYFAVGHSSECFSFIKDWVEKKVRRHLAHAQKRKGFGWERWNRRWLYDTLGLFNAYRVRRDGPKVAPAG; this is encoded by the coding sequence ATGACAAAGGCGTCCATTGATTTGCAGGACCTGAGGCGGAGAATATACGTCAAGGCAAAGGCTGAACCGTCCTGGCGGTTCTGGGGACTATACGTCCACGTCTGCAAGATGGAGACCCTGCGCGCTGCGTATGAGATGGCCAAAGAGAACGATGGAGCACCGGGAATAGACGGTGTCACCTTCGAGGCCATTGAGACGCAAGGCGTGGAAGCTCTGCTTGAGCAGTTACGGGACGAACTGATCGGGCGCACCTACCAGCCACTTCCCGCGCGGAGGCAGGAGATACCGAAGGACGGGGGCAAAGTCCGTGTCCTCTCGATTCCGGCGATCCGCGACAGAGTGGTGCAAGGGGCGCTCAAGCTCATCCTCGAGCCTGTGTTCGAGGCTGACTTTCAACCGGGGTCGTATGGATATCGGCCCAAACGGACAGCACATGGCGCCATCAAGCGTGTGGCTGAAGCGATAGTCCAACGGAAGACGCGGATTCTCGACATTGACCTACGGGCCTACTTTGACAATGTCCGGCATGACCGGCTGTTGGAGAAAGTGGCGCGGCGGGTTGATGACGCGCATATACTGCATCTCCTAAAGATGATGCTGAAAGCCTCAGGCAAGAAGGGCGTTCCGCAGGGCGGTGTGATCTCGCCCTTGCTCAGTAATCTCTACCTCAATGAGGTGGACAGGATGCTGGAGCGAGCGCGGGAAGTCACCCGCAACGGCAAGTACACCTACGTCGAATACGCGCGATTCGCTGACGACCTGGTGGTCTTGATCGACGCCTACAAGCGTCATGACTGGCTGATTGGAGCCGTGACCAAACGACTCCGGGAGGAGTTCGCCAAGCTGCAGGTGGAAATCAATGATGAAAAGAGCCGCACAGTGGACCTTGAGCGCGGTGAGTGCTTTGGGTTCCTGGGCTTTGAGTTCCGCTACTTCCGCGGACTAAGCGGAGCGATGCGGCCGCATTACACGCCCAAGCTCAAAAAGCGGACGGCACTGGTGCGGGCGCTCAAAGAGGTGTTCCGCCGACACCGGTCGCAACCGGTTGAACGAGTGATAAACTTGATCAATCCGATGCTCCGGGGGTGGGTGAACTACTTCGCGGTGGGGCATTCCAGCGAGTGCTTCAGCTTCATCAAAGACTGGGTGGAGAAGAAGGTCAGGCGCCATCTGGCGCATGCTCAGAAACGAAAGGGCTTCGGCTGGGAACGATGGAATAGGCGGTGGCTGTACGACACTCTCGGGCTGTTCAACGCCTACAGAGTGCGACGCGACGGGCCGAAAGTCGCCCCAGCAGGATAG